A segment of the Daphnia pulex isolate KAP4 chromosome 10, ASM2113471v1 genome:
tttcttgcTCCTGAATTTTGACTTCTAGTTGGACATTTTTGGCCTCTAATTGTATTACTTTCAATGTCAAATCTTGTCTTAGTTCATTCTGTCATAGAAAAGCAAAAGTGTTTTACCCACACTGAAACTCTGAATTAAACTAACAACAGTAGACTTACATTCAGTTCGAGTTGCGCCTCTAGTTGTGTCACCTTTTCTTCAAGTTGAGCATTTTTAGCTTCAATTTTGGCTTCTAGTCTCAGTTCTAATTCTTGCAGTTTATCTTCCAAGGAAAATGTGGTAAGAGCAGAGGAACAAATTGCCCCGCAACTCAAAATCAGCAACATCAAACCCCAATAGACTGTCAAACGACCCATTTTAGCTCGATTTTCTGTAATCCAATAGCGTTGATTAACAAAAGCGACAGTGCGACACGTAACTATAGACAGAATAACGCGCTTTGAAGTTTAAATACCTTTTGTGCGGTTTTATCAATCGCCTATCTTGCAAAGAGTCCAAAAAACAGTTTGATTCAAactttggtttttgtttttgagcaACATATTTGTTTTATGATGACTCGGGTTGATACGGAATTCTAGTCGAATTATAAGTTTAGTTGAATCTAGGTCTCTTTgagagaaataattttttttaaacgattatTCTGCTTTATCCAGTTCTTCGATACATGATGGCTCCCCCACTGATGATCGGCTGTCATGATGCCCCCGCTTATCATGACTCTGCGGACTCATCTGGAAACTGCAGAAAAACCGCCCATTTTCGTCAATTTTTAGTTAAACAGATCAAAACCAACAGCAAAACAACTTGGGTAAGTGAGGCTACATGTTTCGttatagaaatattttacGGCGtcttacatttctttttatccttcCCCCCTTTAAGACGACTGTGAGTTCCATTGAAAATTTAGCAAACAATAGAGTGGTGCGTCAATCCTCATCTTGTCAAAGGATTTAGTACAGAGGAGTACATAACGGTGAGTGCcataaaagtttaaaatccAACAGCAGAATGTAAAAGAAATGtcggaaatgtgtgtgtgattttctccatagaaaaataattatatgcAACTATGGAAAATGTTAGCGTATGCTGCGATATCGCCTTCAACGGAGTTTTCTCAATGCCTTGAATGTCGACGATATCGTCAAAGAAAACTCTGCTCTTCAAAACGAGTCGTTGTGTTTATATAATTCAAAAGAAGATAAGTTTTCGATTAGAATTTGGGAATGTCAGTCTAATGTCATGGACTAATGGTcgaatattatttgtttagtATACGTGGCTATGGACAATCTATCGTTTATTGAAACGGGGATTATTATCCTGCAGACTGGTCTAACAGGGATCAGGGAAAGggaaagaacaagaacaaatacGAATAGAATTATAGAACAGTTATTGATTCAAGCTGATTTTATTTATCTCCCGggtattttttatgttttgttatcgtattccaaaaaaagaactgaCATCTACTGTTTGTCAAGGGAAATTTAAATGGGatttaaatgcaattttgATCGACGAGTGTACATTCTAAGATTGCTCCGATTGTGATTCGCATTAGCAATCGTTTTATTAACTGTAACCCAACCTATCGTATTGTATGGTAGTTACCGTGGGTTGCTGAAAGTAGAACTACAaagacaatagaactccaaagacataagaaatCTTCAgaatttattggagttctatggtcgcgtagtggagttctattgtcgggtatttttaataatatatttaaaaaaggagttctaCTATcattggagttctactgtggcatacaagggattttttttttaaattatttaaataaactgGGGTTCTcgggggttctattgtcggtggagttcttctgtctttgtagttctacggtcgccataccGTTACCGTAGCCTGTATACTTTCGCATAtgtaatcatattttttaaattcttttagcTCAATAATTCCCTAGACAAGTTTTTCACAGTTCTTATCATCGATAGGTTAAATCTTTTTAGCTTTCGATacttaaaaagtgaaataaaaatcaatcaatttcttttaccttttaaaTTGAACTtctactttaaatttttcggtttttacttcttctaattcttcgattttttgtcgttttattttgttattcaggtaaaaattcaggtaaataaaagaaattgtacCTGTTGCACATCGATATTATTGGCCTTGATTCTTAAAGGTGGCTTGGCTAAACTTTCGACGGTTAAACTCtatttaataaatagataatATAACATTGAGCTAATGATCTTGCATTCTTGACTCAATATTTTCAGGAAactttttgaagtttttgtgGGCACTGATTTGCAGAGTGCTCGTGACCAACAGATAAAATGGCCcaattgcaaatttgcaagctGTCTTCCAAAACCAAggaatttctatttgcaaggtaattatttcaaccaatgtttctttttattactgtgGTAATAATTCAAGATGATGAAGTCTAATTAGGTAGAAAACCTTTCTGAAAAGTTTAGGAACcattgttaatttcaattggtataaactataaattgagttttaagccataatcatttggtattaatttttatattggttgttgtagacccattctattccccagcaacgtaaacctgcagaaggaaaggcacgtaaaacttgtcatgcagtggtgtagaggttgggtgagaacgggataaCCATTTGGttttacataaccatttggtattcattttgatattggttgttgtagacccaacCCCAGAAActtcaacctgcaaaaggaaaaaaggtcTGCCTGTCCTTcacattcgaaggtcacggagatcattacataaaacgtgccatgcagtggtgtagaggttgggtgagaacgggacgtgtttcatcattttcaagtagctacaatagccgcaaggcttaaaaggtgagggtgatcaaaaaatcgtataaaaggagagagaaaaggcgaaggtaaatcagtcgagtgagcatctcccacacggcaacaactgcagcgctctGTCTGACATttcgcatccatgggtaaatattctgtcttttacatagagtttggtatcaatccttcttttgattatgtatgcctgttattatgtaatatttatgttaaaatttataattgtctagcaaactatggcgtagtgctgctgttgtgtgttgaatcattgatggctgggtcgaccactggtgtaccgatgtcttcttggtatggcggataccaaaccgcaacgccgctgccttactacccaaaagcaacttacgcaacgaccagttactgcaccgaggtcttcaagtactacaccactaaagcaccggacttgaatagcacaacttacgctaccccgagccactacactgacgccctgaagtattactctgccccgagttactactccaccaaggcgacggaggatgactacgcatgctgccccatcctccGAGGCTcatacaccgaggctcctaagtattactctcttctcatctacttattgcaccgattttcctaaatactactctgttcccagctgctacaccaaggctcccgctgattgctacaccgaagcggcaaagtactactctgccccgatctacacaaccataaATGAGGCGGCCAAGTGTTACGCTGTCCCGACTTGctgcacagaagctgctctttcgtactacgttgaacaggaatactacactgatgctccagttcactacaccacgacctacgctacaccgcagcccccaagtactacaccgaagaagccgcctacaacaacgtatgctgcctagtttactacaccgaggctcctaagtactgaatcactaaggcaccggaattctacacgtctgTGTATGGtacccctgcctactacaccgaggccccgcattactacaacactgaagcgctcaagtactacactacaacctgcgcttccccgagctactacacctacgtcccgaagtattactgtgcgtaaaaggagtcttcaaaaaacaaaagaagtgcccgaactgcagtgccctatctgtcaccaactgctttcctcatcgtgtaaccgattcgcaatcatgggtaaatattcttatttttacgttgagttttgtttgttaatatgcctgttaatatttaatattaatgtttcaatttatttactgtttagtcaactatggcgtcgtgctcctgttgggtgttgtatcgttgatggctgggtcgactgctggtgtagcgatgtcttcttggtatggcggaaaccaaaccgcaacgccgccgccttcctactcaacttacgcaacgaccagttcctgcaccgatgtcttcaagtactactccaccaaagcaccggagttttataccacaacttacgctgccccgagccactacactgatgccctgaagtattactctgccctgagttactacaccatctaggcGACGGATGACACCACATGACTACGTATACTGcctatcctactacaccgaggcttctaagtattactctgttcccagctacttattgcaccgattttcctaaatgctactctgttcccagctgctacaccgaggctcccgctgattactacaccgaagtggcaaagtacttctctgccccgatctacacaaccacaactgagtattacgcagtcccgacttgctacaccaaagctgctctttcgtccTACGTTGAACaggaatactacactgatgctccagtctactacaccacgacttACGCTACACgtagctacaacaccgcagcccccaagtactacaccgaagaagccgcctactacacaactacgtacgctgcctagtttactacatcgacgAATTTAAGTATTGCCTTGCTCCAAACTACCACACTTAGGTTCATATGTATTGCAATATTCATTACTATATCACCTGCTCCGACCTAAACACctaagttctgaagtatttctctgtatttgtgaaagattgctgaaatacaagattgataaatcacatgtttctattttctcgtTAAATACCTTCTCCTGCTGAtaattgcatgatgtgagaatatttctgagtgctatgttaacttacaaataattgatcttgccAAATACACTAATAAAactttcaataatatttaaactcctttttataaattcttttctatcattaaaattcaaagtccaacaaactattttttaaaaattcaaagtccacacacctattatttctgctaagtccagacttttgtttttgaaaaaaaattttaaaaaattccccctacacgaaattttaaaaaattttatcgcgaaaaagattgatacgaatattttattgcatacaaaatttatttttataacatcttacatacatttttcctgtggcccccaggagggggggcctgtcgctttctctaccgcgataataacatgatgcaagttatatgcaagttattatttgtttggagcagaaagcttgttttatctagcagttctcgactgtgtcaaacctgatattgatcaggttgcctcagtcgtatactgcatgattgaatgaaaactcaaaagacaacagatcaaacttttaactcggcaacacaaaataatactggcagagcaatttcatttGGCATGggtgaaaacacaaaattttttaagtcaggaacccagatgccacagctcagctacaacagcacagcaacttctggattacactgcaactgcatgctgcatacaaaggctcaatctgtcttcgtcacacctttcaccatttggctgcaacaaggtaaccaccagcgtTTAAGAAGTGTTTGTTGTACCTGTTTAAgacaagaaaattattttcgagaaacacaactgtgtacacatgcatactcattataacaaaagaatgcaaagagtaacagaaaactacgcagtccaacagaacaactttgatatctgattcaaaatttctatagtttaaattggtctactctctagtcatgttaactaaatctgtaatACTTTTACAAgacattttatcaaaataattactttttcgtgttgaatggGGTGAGACGTAAGCCAaagaacaggcagcgagacacacgaggcacgccatttcggaaatgtacaggcacttcccaagtctgagttgaatgatttggcaaattggtttctacatgctaaatcacctgtaaattttcaaatcaacattttacattcaataacagtaggaaattaacaataaatacctttaaattttcatcgtgagaaacgtcacaaccaacaacccacttctgctgcgtcttggatcaaaatggccgctaagcgtccctgaagacactccCGCTACCTGGTGGCCATCATACAGCCACTTATTCACAGTCTATCAATCTGTCAATCTAATGGCTGTCGATAGGTGGCTCAACAACCACGAAACAAGGAATTTAGTATTTACAGATAAAATTTAATCTTGCCACCTCCTTCcctcccaaataaaaaaagaatcaaaataattgtCCCTCCCAATAAAAGGTACCAATGAACTAATtgctttcaaaaatgaatcctaacccagaaaagaaaattttcatttttagaaaattgttctcctcaaataaaaaaaaaggaaataacacACCAAAATTTGTCTTCACTTAACATAGGTACATGAAATAGTTTGGGACAAAGTTGACAGTCGCCATTTCTGGACAATCTTGCAGATCTCTCAAACCTCACCAAGTCACCATCTCCAACTTCTGAAGCCAGCATAtctgaatagaaaagaagtgttcaaaataaataacttttcttTGATTAACTGTTCTAACTTAAATGAAACCAGAACAAAACTGGATTTTAGAGGATAGTAGCATGAAGTTATTTTTcgcaacaaatcaaaatctggGATGGACAAGCATAATTCTTGATACTGTTTAACAGCAAAAACTTAtcatgaaatcaaaatggctACATATAATATGAAACAATTATTAGCACATTTTGAATCACAATGAATCTAAATCTAGGCTGGACAAGAACAATTCTTGATTTTGTTGTCAgtgagaaattttttaatgaaattaaaatggtTACAAATAATATGAAACATTACTTAACAACACATATCGAAGGGAGATAAGGGATCGAAGGGAGCCAACGAGATAAGGGATTTCCAAAATCCAGGAGAAAGTAGAAACTGTAGAAACGGCGACGATGCGACCGTCTTCATTCAGACCACGTGAGAAGTGAAAAAAGTTCTGTAGCAGACGGTGAAGGGTGAATCGCAATAGCAGATAGGCAGTAATGAATTTCTCCGCTAGATGCTATATAATCGCAGGCGGATACAAtttccaatttatttaaaatacattACTTCCTAATTAAAAGTTACTATACTATTTAAATATACTTATAATCATCTTAGTTACCTATTCATTTAATATCGTTGCGGGAATGCAAAAACCCCATCAATTGATCGACGAGGAACTTAAATTTACACTCATATAAGGGCGAGTCTGATAGACCGGCAATCGCAGATTCCGCAACTATACGAATAATTGTTCAGAGTTGTTTAGAATGTCAGAACATAACTGAGCTTAAAAACGAAATGAGCAActgaaaaaatgagaaatttctTAATGACGGTAGTATATTTACTGAATTTCTCGACTAAACACAATATACTTAAATTGTCGCTACGCTGACATTGATCAGATAAGGATacagacaaaataaaacgaaatacTTATTTGCGGACGAAATCGGAATCCCGGCGGAATCgtgattaattaatttttaaagcaAGCCTCGGCCAAAATATAATAGTGAAAAGATTTGAATGATACTTTTTCTCGATGGACATTTATACAACATTGGTCAGTTGGAGATTTTGTATGCGTTCTGGGGTTATGTATAAATCATACCACGTCAGAGTGAAGAATGTGACAAGGAGTGAAAAGATAATGCGGCGGTTAGTTTTGTCCTAATTTTGCTCATCCTTGTCAATGTCATCATCGCCTGCAGGAGGGTTTTTAACAGCACATCGTCGACAAATATAATCTTCATTGGCCTTGACGTCTCTTGCTTGTAATCCGACACatctggaaaataaaacaacacttGTAGATCCTTAGCCACCAATaagaaccaaataaaaatagtaatacCTCAAATGGAACCACATTTCACAGCCTCCATCACATTGCACCCAAATGACTTCCTTACCTGCAGGctatgttaaaaacaaaacattaattCTACTGAACGAAAGCGCACAATTTTCAGAAATACCTTCAGGCATTGATCGGCCGCACAATCTTCgtcgttttcactttcatTGTTTGATTGCCTTTTCTTCCCATCCGATTTCTTCATCATTCttggtttcttatttcctttcatCGTTTTCGAGTTCTTGTTGCCTTTGGGACccttaaaacaaaagagaaaatattaaaataacacTCACAAACGAATTTGTCAACATCCGACGACTTACTCTTGGCGTCTGTTTATCCCCTGGCGGATCCAACTTTCTCTTCTTGccttgcattttctttttgctgaaGGAATCTCCATTGGATTCACAATCCTGTTCTTCATCTTTGGAGTACAGAAGAGCCATCACAGGAGGTTCTGAGGGAGCCTTGATAGCCTGTgaagaatgaaaacaaattatgtcACACAACTGTTGAATTACTTTGGGAAGAATTCTAATACCTGAAGAATCCTTCCTATATGGATCGTTTCGTCGAGCGACACTTCGAGTGAATCACCCTCGAGGATGAGATCTTCGAGTTTCGCAGCAGTTTGAGAGGACAGAGTTATGAGAGGAACATTCTGTGAACATGATGATGAATTGTTTGATGGCGAAGTCCACACGGAAGAGTTTAGCTGTCGAGGAACTAACGGAGATTTGCGTACATTCTTCTTGTTAGAAGTCATACAACCTGAGCCATCTGATTTTTCCAAATTACAACAAAATTTAGTTAAAAACGTAAAATTATCTTGTCGATTGTTCGACGTGTTTTTACctctggaaaaagaagaatacgCATGCTCTGAGTTGCTAAGCGCTGGAGGTTGTTCGACAACTTCTGGAATACTGTCTCTAGCCGTACATTCGCTGTCCTGTGACTCTTCGCTGCCACTGAAGAAATCGCGGTGCTCTCCGCTCACCGACAATTTTTGAAGCTCATTTGATCCAGTCTTACCATCCATTTTCTTCCGAGAAGTAGCGTCAGTAGCACGTTGCAACATGGTAGATAATTGAGACAGACATGCTGTTAACTCTTCAGTAGATAGCAGCTGACGAGCTCGATCCTGAGTAAAACAAGAATACAAATTCGGGTTACATTTTTGAAGTGATGATTATAACAATGTAATAACACACCTGCCAGTTCATGGCCCTCTCGGTGAGACACTGAAGAGCTTCACCCTCGGGTAATCGAACAGGAAGTTTTTGTAAAGACACCAGCAACGAGAGGATCGTTTCTAGACGAGGCCGTCTCGAACGACAACAATAGCCACAGAGGTAACGGCCATCTTTGATTCCGCTAATCGCATTGCCTTCAccatttgtcttgtttttggCCCCTGGACCTTGTTGCTTCGCTCCCCTTAAACACGAAAGATGGAACCATTCTTTGCAGAGTGCGCATTCGATCATGCCTCCCTGGGCTTTGCCTTGGCAAATACAGTAATGAGCAAGGCCCTGATCATCATGTACTTTTTTCTAAAAGgcaaaacataaaattagTTTACGATAATGTCAAAGTGAATTAGGATATTTACTTGAATGTTTTGAACTCGGATACGCTTGAAGCTAGTTAATTCGTTGTTTTCACTCTCTTTGAAAGCTTCAACGATCAGTCGAGGATCTTCCTTCTTCTCTGCCTCGAGGGTGATTACGTGAGTAACGTTGATTGGGTTGAAGGGATCTTCTTTGGGTCGACGGCGTCGGAAACGTGAAGCaactaattttgaaaattgccttagtaaaacagaaaaagtatTCAATGATTCTGAAAAAATCCATACCTAATACGTCGAGTTTCGGGGAAAGGACTTCGATCAGGGAATAATATGAGTTCTttcgtaaaaatgttttagcaGTTCTTTCGCGCCAAGCGTGAGCGGCGGCGATCTGATTTTCGAGTTCGTCGAGCGAATCCAGTCTTATCGCAATCGGTTTGGCTTTGGACATCAAGCTTTCAAGCGCCTCAAGATAAGGGCTGTACTCCAACTTCTGTAAAACCTCTAGACGGCTGTTCCAGTCACGAGCTTTCTTAGCAGCTTCCTTTAAGGCAGCGACCGAAGGCAGGTAAGTTGGCAATAAAGCCACTTCTTTGATGATCATATCAGCAGAAGAAAGTGGTAGCCTAGGCCTAGATTTAGAcacaaaaatcaataacatAAGAATTCGAAAaggaattaattaaaattttcctaATTCATACTTTGCCTGCAAAAAAATGTTCGCCTTATCTTCGATCTTTTCTGACATTTCGAGCAATCCTTGTAGCTTTGCTAGAGATTTTTCCAACACCGGATGAGGAGGTAGACCGACGCCAAGTTCGAGCAGCTCACGCAAAGAGTCTAGAGAAACCTCTTCTGCTTCGTCTTCTTCAGTAGCATCGCGATCAGCGGAAGGAATGACTTCGGGATCCCAAATTGGATTTGTCCCGAGTAAATCACGGTACTTTTCGATCCATTCAGCCTGCTGAATTCGCTGTAAACATTCCCAAATGATCAATTAAGTAACTCATAAATAAATCGATAAAACAAGACTGCATTTTGAAAATCGTAACCCTTACCGTTCAATATTCCAATCAGAATGatagataaataaaaagcaaagaaGCAAAATTGTAAACAGTTCTTATAGAGAATATGAAAGTTAATGCTAGTAGGACGATCAAACTTACCAGTTTCAAGCGGCCAATTTCAGGTAGATCGATTCCAAAAGTAGCTCCACGTTCGAGACTCTTTTGCAAAACTTCGAGGTCTGGAATAGATTGGTTTTCATCGATGGGTTCAAGAAGAAGCCTAACTTCTTTTTGAAACTcggaaacatttttgaaaagttcTGCATAAAACAGAGGGAAAAATTTGAGCAAAGTTTCAGGATGGAAATTAGATAAACAGTTTGTGCTTATACCACAAATGGCTTCGGATTCGGGTAGCTTGCAAGGAAGTTTTTTAAGTTGTTGAACAAACAACTGTAACTCCTCTAGAGTTAGACGACATTTTGCCTCTCCCTGGAGTCGAGTACGCGTACGCACTTTGCTACTCATAAGCTGTTGGGCCACCATAGTGCATTTTTCTGCACTTTCCACTGCTTCCCGAAGTGACAATACTAATTCGGTGCCGGGGAATTTCTGTTCATCCGCATCCGACAGCAGAGCTTTTAAAACCGCTAGTTctgaaaagtttaaaattatttgaagacGCGTTACAAACCAAATGCTAGCAAGTTTAACTTACCAACTCTATCGTCTTCTTGTCCTTTTAAAGCTTCACGTAATTTCGCAGCCCAGCTATTAAAACTGTCTACTTTTCCTTGGATTTTCAGGAGAAGACCTTGCAACTCGTCCATCGTGTAACGGTAGCGAAGCGTGTGCTTCTGGGGCGGGCACTCGCACAAAAGTTTAATGTGCCTCAGACAGACAAGTTTGTCTTCGACGCAGCTACATGTCAACGCCGATAGGAAACAGGTTGTTTTACAATGATCGCATTGGCGCTCGTCATCTGGCAATAGTTCGAATGCTTCTCTTTCCGaatcctgtaaaaaaaaaagatccatcTTTACCTTCATCAATAGATTGCTAACCATTAATTTGTCAGACCTTAACTCCCCAAGCCAGGAGATTTTTTCGCAACCCCTTTTCACTTTCAACCATTTTCACCATATCCTTGTAAGCAACGGTGGCGATCTC
Coding sequences within it:
- the LOC124203749 gene encoding lysine-specific demethylase lid-like; the encoded protein is MSAELGFRPPPPAPTYCPSIGEFKDPLAYIAKIRPEAEKYGMCKIKPPPGWQPPFAVDVDNCKFTPRIQRLNELEAQTRIKLNFLDKIARFWELQGSSLRIPVVDKKALDLFTLHKLVQEEGGMELITKERRWTTLATRMGLKTANNKGIGGILRTHYERVVYPYVIFETGKNTKRVSVGNEKVKVEDADRDKDYVPHHILSRMAVKPPPPTKKSRRNRHFTPTEKDDGETTDRVTRGQVDTNTEFDPLEKYVCHNCGRGDAEEAMLLCDGCDDSYHTFCLNPPLNEIPKGDWRCPCCVAEEVSKPTEAFGFEQATKEYTLQTFGEMADKFKADYFNMPGHLVPTSVVEKEFWRVVSSIDEDVVVEYGADLHSMDHGSGFPTLNSRHLLSGDEEYATSGWNLNNLPNVDGSVLGYINADISGMKVPWMYVGMCFSAFCWHNEDHWSYSINYLHWGEHKTWYGVPGDGAVEFEEAMKSAAPELFKSQPDLLHQLVTIMNPNILMDAGVPIYRIDQAAGEFIVTFPRAYHAGFNQGYNFAEAVNFTPSDWLDKGRECIENYSQLHRFCVFSHDELVCKIASSASELSLEIATVAYKDMVKMVESEKGLRKNLLAWGVKDSEREAFELLPDDERQCDHCKTTCFLSALTCSCVEDKLVCLRHIKLLCECPPQKHTLRYRYTMDELQGLLLKIQGKVDSFNSWAAKLREALKGQEDDRVELAVLKALLSDADEQKFPGTELVLSLREAVESAEKCTMVAQQLMSSKVRTRTRLQGEAKCRLTLEELQLFVQQLKKLPCKLPESEAICELFKNVSEFQKEVRLLLEPIDENQSIPDLEVLQKSLERGATFGIDLPEIGRLKLRIQQAEWIEKYRDLLGTNPIWDPEVIPSADRDATEEDEAEEVSLDSLRELLELGVGLPPHPVLEKSLAKLQGLLEMSEKIEDKANIFLQAKPRLPLSSADMIIKEVALLPTYLPSVAALKEAAKKARDWNSRLEVLQKLEYSPYLEALESLMSKAKPIAIRLDSLDELENQIAAAHAWRERTAKTFLRKNSYYSLIEVLSPKLDVLVASRFRRRRPKEDPFNPINVTHVITLEAEKKEDPRLIVEAFKESENNELTSFKRIRVQNIQKKVHDDQGLAHYCICQGKAQGGMIECALCKEWFHLSCLRGAKQQGPGAKNKTNGEGNAISGIKDGRYLCGYCCRSRRPRLETILSLLVSLQKLPVRLPEGEALQCLTERAMNWQDRARQLLSTEELTACLSQLSTMLQRATDATSRKKMDGKTGSNELQKLSVSGEHRDFFSGSEESQDSECTARDSIPEVVEQPPALSNSEHAYSSFSRDGSGCMTSNKKNVRKSPLVPRQLNSSVWTSPSNNSSSCSQNVPLITLSSQTAAKLEDLILEGDSLEVSLDETIHIGRILQAIKAPSEPPVMALLYSKDEEQDCESNGDSFSKKKMQGKKRKLDPPGDKQTPRGPKGNKNSKTMKGNKKPRMMKKSDGKKRQSNNESENDEDCAADQCLKPAGKEVIWVQCDGGCEMWFHLRCVGLQARDVKANEDYICRRCAVKNPPAGDDDIDKDEQN